A stretch of Gallaecimonas pentaromativorans DNA encodes these proteins:
- a CDS encoding sodium-dependent transporter — translation MVKTQFSSRLGFVLTAAGSAVGLGNIWGFPTQAAQHGGGAFLLLYLLLVFALAYPALVAEMAIGRRGHQEPIADLGSLAGKVGKLTGWLGLLAVSAILSFYLIIAGWLLGYMSDALLRLVGVSWPWLTTFSLGRNLILGLLFGLITWWVVQRGLQEGIEKWSKRLMPALLVVLIALACYVLTLPGGSEGLSAYLTPDPQKLLAPNLWLAATGQAFFSLSIGVCVMMVYASYLDKDASLPRLGLQVTLIDSGIAFLAGLLVIPTLYVAKAQGLAILDAHGQLISSDTLVFDLFPRLFATMGSAGLVLSFGFFLLLAVAALTSTLSMLEVPTASLVARTGSSRRVASAWVLGLVLIAMALICWQFGTLFGLVVKVVTQYAQPLLGLVFCVYVGWLWRRDSLLKALAAEDETFAKSWFWRLWPGYVKLVCPLLILLVMVQSIQ, via the coding sequence ATGGTTAAAACCCAATTTTCCAGCCGCCTGGGCTTTGTACTGACTGCGGCCGGTTCTGCCGTGGGCCTGGGTAATATCTGGGGCTTTCCCACCCAAGCCGCCCAACACGGCGGCGGCGCCTTCTTGCTGTTGTACCTGCTGCTGGTGTTCGCCCTGGCCTACCCGGCCTTGGTAGCAGAAATGGCCATTGGCCGCCGCGGCCACCAGGAGCCCATTGCCGATCTTGGCTCCCTGGCGGGCAAGGTGGGCAAACTCACCGGCTGGCTGGGGCTGTTGGCGGTGAGCGCCATTTTGAGTTTCTACCTCATCATTGCCGGTTGGCTACTGGGTTACATGAGCGACGCCCTGCTGCGCTTGGTGGGGGTGAGCTGGCCTTGGCTCACTACCTTTAGCCTCGGCCGTAACCTCATTCTGGGGCTGCTGTTTGGCCTTATTACTTGGTGGGTGGTGCAGCGCGGCCTGCAAGAAGGGATTGAAAAGTGGTCCAAACGGCTGATGCCGGCACTCTTGGTGGTGCTGATTGCACTGGCTTGTTACGTGCTGACCCTGCCCGGCGGCAGCGAAGGGCTTAGTGCCTACCTCACCCCAGACCCGCAAAAGCTCTTGGCACCCAACCTCTGGCTGGCCGCCACTGGCCAGGCGTTTTTCTCGCTGTCTATCGGGGTGTGCGTGATGATGGTGTACGCCAGCTATCTCGATAAAGACGCCTCCTTGCCGCGCCTTGGCCTGCAAGTCACCCTGATTGACTCGGGCATCGCCTTTTTGGCGGGGCTGTTGGTGATCCCAACCCTGTATGTAGCCAAAGCCCAGGGCCTTGCCATCCTTGATGCCCACGGCCAACTTATTTCTTCAGACACTCTGGTGTTCGACCTCTTCCCCCGGCTGTTTGCCACCATGGGCAGCGCCGGCCTGGTATTGTCCTTTGGCTTTTTCCTGTTGCTGGCGGTGGCGGCCCTGACCTCGACCTTGTCGATGTTGGAAGTGCCCACCGCATCTTTGGTGGCTCGCACCGGCAGCAGCCGCCGTGTTGCCAGCGCCTGGGTGCTGGGGCTGGTGCTTATCGCCATGGCGCTCATTTGCTGGCAGTTTGGCACCCTGTTTGGGCTGGTGGTCAAGGTAGTTACCCAGTACGCCCAGCCGCTGCTGGGGCTGGTGTTCTGCGTCTATGTCGGCTGGCTGTGGCGGCGCGACAGTCTCCTTAAAGCCTTGGCCGCCGAAGACGAAACCTTTGCAAAATCATGGTTCTGGAGGCTCTGGCCCGGCTATGTCAAACTGGTTTGCCCCTTACTTATCCTGCTGGTGATGGTCCAGAGTATCCAATGA
- a CDS encoding FMN-dependent NADH-azoreductase: protein MKKVLLLTSSIFGDNGNSSQLAGYFKAAAAGKDLSITEKDLIALDLPHLAAPELLSWMAAPGERTAEQAELAKLSDNLIEELKAHDVIVLAVPLYNLGIPSQVKAYFDRLERAGVTFKYTENGPQGLIEGKQAVVLAARGGVYAGSEWDSQTPHLSTLFTLMGITEQSFVYAEGLNMGDEPKAKALAEAKTKIEEVVAAL from the coding sequence ATGAAAAAAGTCCTGCTTCTGACCAGCTCCATCTTCGGTGACAACGGCAACTCTTCCCAACTGGCCGGTTACTTCAAGGCTGCTGCTGCCGGTAAAGACCTTTCCATCACCGAAAAAGACCTGATTGCTCTTGATCTCCCCCACCTGGCAGCCCCCGAGCTGCTGAGCTGGATGGCTGCCCCTGGCGAGCGTACCGCCGAGCAAGCCGAACTGGCCAAGCTCTCTGACAACCTGATTGAAGAGCTCAAAGCCCACGACGTTATCGTGCTGGCTGTCCCCCTTTACAACCTCGGCATCCCCAGCCAGGTCAAAGCCTACTTTGACCGCCTGGAGCGCGCCGGCGTGACCTTCAAGTACACCGAGAATGGCCCGCAAGGCCTCATCGAAGGCAAACAAGCCGTGGTACTGGCTGCCCGTGGCGGCGTTTACGCCGGCAGCGAGTGGGATTCACAAACCCCGCACCTGTCCACCCTGTTCACCCTGATGGGCATTACCGAGCAAAGCTTTGTCTACGCCGAAGGCCTGAACATGGGCGACGAGCCCAAAGCCAAAGCCCTGGCTGAGGCCAAAACCAAAATCGAAGAGGTTGTGGCTGCCCTCTAA